A region of the Scylla paramamosain isolate STU-SP2022 chromosome 24, ASM3559412v1, whole genome shotgun sequence genome:
CTTGGCCTTCCTCCACTGACACCTGGGGGAATTAAGGGTTGTTATCACTGTACACACCCAAAAAAGTATCGTTACACATTtaggccagtattctgaaacgctctgctctttcaccactactattttcaaaggccacagagatgattagccgggttctcaagagtgtttctccagttaataatgtagaaatctggTTGACCTGTCATTAGAAATGttaaaacaccctcaaaacccgtgtcatttcaacaagccttttgaatgtagtagcGGTGCCCTGCCCACACTCTTCCTCCCCTGCCCGCACCTCTTTCTCCCCTGCCcatgcctcttcctctcctccccacacctcttcctcccctccccatgcctcttccttccctgcccacacctcttcctcccctgcccatgcctcttcctctcctgcccaCACTTCTCCTGACCTGCAAGCGCTTACACCTGCTGGGCTCACCTGTCGTCCGGCGTCCAGGTCCCGTTTGTTGGCCAGCAGCACGGCGGGCACGTACAGGGGCGCCTTGGCTCTCTGCAGGGCGTCCAGGATGACCCGCGCCTCCACGAAGGTCGAGGCGTCGTCCACAGAGTACACCACGACGAAGCCTTCTCCCCAGCGTGCGTGGGAGGTCAAGATGCGCTCCTtctgctccacacacacacacacacacacacacacacacacacacacacacacacacacacacacacaaacgggaAGAAAGAATGATTACAGCGTCAATAAAGTGTAAGAATGAACAAAAATGAtagatttattattttcttttacttctatttCTATCTCTAAGCAAATTTCAGCTTATATCTATGTAGTAAATACTAAGTCTCTcaaatgcatgtatgtatgtatgtatttacaaCTGTCACCTTCAGAGggccttgtttttctttcttccagccCTTTTTGTTGTCCGTCTCaaataaaaagtgtgtgtttgtgtttgtgtgtgtgtgtgtgtgtgtgtgtgtgtgtgtgtgtgtgtgtgtgtgtgcctcaccCCTCTCTGCGACACGTCCAGAATCTCCACATGTGAGGTGACATCGTCGAGGCAAATGGTGTGGCGATACAGGAGGTTCACTGCTCGCCGGTACTCGCTGATGTACCGCCGCGTGAGGTAACGAACCGTCAGtgctgccaggaggaggaggaggatgaggaggaggaggaggagaaaaaaagtgatttaCAACATGGGAATATATATACAAGTTTAATTTATTCTGGTTTATGTAATACTTCCTTTCCACTTTAACATTACAGCCACTTATCCACTGAAAGTATGACAATGACAACTTATGTGAATGTACCTGAAAATATACTACAAGTTCATAATGGTAAGTGCCGAGAAGAGTGCAATACAGCCAGATGTATTCCTTGTAACTACGTATTCTCCTTAAAGATAGGACAGATAAAACCGTtcgagataaggaagaaaaaaacttatcttttccttcagaTAATAACCTTGCCACTATCATCTTCCTGTGAACGttcgctttgtgtgtgtgtgtgtgtgtgtgtgtgtgtgtgtgtgttagcaggtCCTTGATTCTCCTTTGTGATAATGACGAGGAGTGAAGAAATCAAACatgacagctctctctctctaccacccctttcctctcacgcccttcctccttcctatcccctacaccttcctcttccctcccttatgTTGCCCACTGGGGTGTAATTACTCGGCACTTACTCCCAGGGCCACCAACGCCTTATCAGGAAGATGAGTCACTCTCTTCATAAGGTAAAACACATCCCGCGGCAGCCTTGTACCGccaccatcctcttcctcatctcgaTCGCCACTCACATCATCACAGCCTTCAtatccctcactctctcactcctgaTCCCCTTTCTCCGAGTCATTAGGTTAATTTGTCCTTTTCATTGGCTGGTTGATGTTGAGGTTTAGTTGTACTGGGTTTGTGTTAagatggtgtgtttttttttttgttgttgttttgttaatctgtctttcTACTAGTCCtgtctgtgtttattttcttatttcttcgtgTTTTGTTTCGTGAACTTAAATTCGTACTTGTTTGatcttgttttctgtttatcatttgttgtttgtgtttatatttctacttaactactactattaccaccgctaccaccactactactactactactactactactactactactactactactactgttactactattactactacttcaactactaccactactattattactaccaccaccaccaccaccaccactactactactactactaataataataataatactaatacttcaaaaactactaccactactattattactaccatcaccaccaccaccaccaccactactactattattattcctactcctactaccactgctactactactactattactacaacaactactattaccactacaacaataacaaaaacaacaattcctcctcttcctcctcctcctcctcctactactactactactattactactactgctactactactattactactactactacttacctgaTTTACCGACGCTCGGGGCTCCTAACACCACCACTCGTAGCTTGGTGTGGTGCTGTTGGTGTTGCGGGTGTCGATGCTGGTACAGACgtcgtctttgttgttgttgtagtagagaCGAGTGTCCtgatgcaggtggtggtggtggtggtggtggggtctTTTCTTCGCCTTGGacttcctcgcctcctccttcagggTGTGGAACGAAGGGTGtcagagatggtggtggtggtggtggtggtggtgtgtggtttttataattctttcctgatgtttattttattttattttttttgcttctgaTGGTGCAGGTgttaagtagtagtggtggttttggtggtgatagtagtgatggtggtggtggtgatggttgtggtgttagtggtggtgatggttgtggtgttggtggtggtgatgatagtgttggtggtggtgatggttgtggtgatggtggtgatggttgtggtgttggtggtggtgatggtaatggtgcgTAGTTCTTGTGGTGGGTATATTCTATCTATCACGATGTGTTATCATGATTCATGGTGATGGCGGCAGTGCTAGTGTTACTGGTGGTGTTATGTCGGTGGTCATGATGTGAATGGTTACAGAGTCAAAACCATGCAATACAACTACTGTCACGCAACCAGAGGAGACTTAAGGATCTTTCAAAACACAAATCACAAAGGCAATGAGGAAGGTTATGCTGTACTTACTTGCCTGAGACCGCTGCTGGTTCCTACACATCTTGAAGGGACTACTGGAGATGGCAGTGGAGATGGAGATAACGGCTTGCAAGTAAGCCTCTAATGGTCACTTGGGACGCCCAGCTGACCCTCGGGCCGCAGCGACTAAACCCTGTGGGAGATCTGCACGCTCCTGAAGTAACGATCCTGTGGCTTTCCGTTCGAGTACGTGGACGTGTGAAGGTGCCAGGTCAGCGCGTCACTCTTCACTCTTATCACAGGCCGCGCCAACACGCTATCAGTGAAGCTGCCTCTGCCTCGGGACAAGCCTC
Encoded here:
- the LOC135112684 gene encoding ras-related and estrogen-regulated growth inhibitor-like, which translates into the protein MCRNQQRSQARGGEEVQGEEKTPPPPPPPPASGHSSLLQQQQRRRLYQHRHPQHQQHHTKLRVVVLGAPSVGKSALTVRYLTRRYISEYRRAVNLLYRHTICLDDVTSHVEILDVSQRGKERILTSHARWGEGFVVVYSVDDASTFVEARVILDALQRAKAPLYVPAVLLANKRDLDAGRQVSVEEGQALSLQHGCQFHEVSAAESHVGITIAFQSLLRETRSLRQARALPRQRRLSIVAVSRMIGSLIGRGWDPPSPPLRPTLVVPQPQEKRILRRKDKNRSSNSL